From the genome of Methanobrevibacter smithii ATCC 35061, one region includes:
- a CDS encoding Ig-like domain-containing protein, which translates to MKNLIFKKQLIILISVFILVAGISAVSANENTTDLHQSMEAYDNNVINTDLEVDDNNIIQPNNTDVKSNVSIDINNFEMYYKNGTKLTGKLLDNNSNPIINQTVSITINGVSYNKITDGNGTFGMNINLDPNVYNFTVAYNGSDIYNSAFKNAKVTVLSVIKSNDLVKYYKNESQFYATLLDEKGNPIANNTAVQFNVNGVFYTRYTNENGTAKLNIKLYPEHYIITIIHPKGEKKGYNITVLPTIISKDLVKYYKNESQFYATFLNGQGKPIANNTEVHFNVNGVFYTSYTNENGTAKLNINLYPGNYIITSMHPDGFQMGVNIFVNKTLITYDISQPCNKTGTATFNAEVLDGQGRPLSNASVTFLIAGKVLTKITDEKGIASINIKAYPGVYTITTTYNGYSVGKTLEIYNNETGFKRYNLGSNENGTVHLYKSIGNTSSNVRIAYIIGVHITENAVHKALFDELTNKSSELNYCYDIYKINVVPIGKPIDDINRMRGQLLGRDYVVPEAIKNNYSLVVDVHSNQGGAYVITNFVFAPAQDNVSKAIATKIINDNPGLQEYFPASQTSPAYVTLPIQRSGTPTILYETYKYEDYNNVTVPYVDLLIESVDTIFDYIS; encoded by the coding sequence ATGAAAAATTTAATATTTAAAAAACAGTTGATAATCCTAATATCAGTTTTTATATTGGTAGCAGGAATTTCTGCTGTAAGTGCAAATGAAAATACTACTGATTTACATCAAAGTATGGAAGCATATGATAATAACGTTATTAACACTGATTTAGAAGTTGATGATAATAATATTATCCAACCAAATAACACTGATGTTAAATCCAATGTTAGTATTGATATAAACAACTTTGAAATGTATTATAAAAATGGTACTAAATTAACCGGAAAATTATTAGATAACAATAGCAACCCAATAATTAACCAAACTGTTAGTATTACCATTAATGGCGTAAGCTATAATAAAATTACTGATGGCAATGGTACATTTGGAATGAATATCAATTTAGATCCGAATGTTTATAATTTCACAGTAGCATATAACGGTTCAGACATTTATAATTCCGCATTTAAAAATGCTAAAGTTACAGTTTTATCTGTTATTAAATCAAATGATTTAGTCAAGTATTATAAAAATGAATCTCAGTTTTATGCTACTTTATTAGACGAAAAAGGAAATCCAATAGCTAACAACACAGCAGTCCAATTCAATGTAAACGGTGTATTCTACACCAGATATACCAATGAAAACGGTACTGCCAAGTTAAACATCAAACTTTATCCAGAACATTATATCATTACAATTATACACCCTAAAGGTGAAAAAAAAGGATATAATATTACTGTTTTACCTACAATTATTTCAAAGGATTTGGTTAAGTATTATAAAAATGAATCTCAATTTTATGCTACTTTCTTAAATGGACAAGGAAAACCAATAGCTAACAATACTGAAGTTCACTTTAATGTAAACGGTGTTTTCTACACCAGCTATACCAATGAAAACGGAACTGCTAAGTTAAATATTAACCTTTATCCTGGAAATTATATTATAACTTCCATGCACCCTGACGGATTCCAAATGGGAGTTAATATTTTTGTAAATAAAACTTTAATCACATATGATATTAGTCAGCCATGTAATAAAACAGGTACTGCAACTTTTAATGCAGAAGTTTTAGACGGACAAGGCAGACCTCTCAGTAATGCTTCTGTAACATTCCTTATTGCAGGTAAAGTTTTAACCAAAATTACTGATGAAAAAGGTATTGCTTCTATTAATATTAAAGCATATCCAGGAGTTTATACCATTACAACAACTTACAATGGTTACTCTGTAGGAAAAACTTTAGAGATTTATAACAATGAAACAGGATTTAAAAGATATAATTTAGGTTCAAATGAAAATGGTACTGTCCATTTATACAAATCAATTGGTAATACCAGTTCAAATGTAAGAATAGCTTATATTATTGGTGTTCATATAACCGAAAATGCTGTTCACAAAGCATTATTTGATGAATTAACCAATAAATCCAGCGAATTAAATTACTGTTATGATATTTATAAAATAAATGTAGTTCCAATCGGCAAACCTATTGATGACATTAACAGGATGAGAGGGCAGCTTTTAGGACGTGATTATGTAGTTCCTGAAGCTATAAAAAACAATTATTCTCTTGTAGTTGATGTACACTCCAATCAGGGAGGAGCATATGTCATTACTAACTTTGTTTTTGCTCCTGCACAGGATAATGTATCCAAAGCTATAGCTACCAAAATAATCAATGATAATCCAGGTTTACAGGAATACTTCCCGGCTTCACAAACAAGCCCGGCATATGTAACTCTTCCTATACAAAGGTCAGGTACACCTACCATACTTTATGAAACATATAAATACGAAGATTATAATAATGTAACTGTACCGTATGTTGATTTATTGATTGAATCAGTCGATACCATATTTGATTATATATCATAA
- a CDS encoding DNA topoisomerase IV subunit A: MSDEIKQNPEGKSHKELRKEYTFNKLKGLGQEIIEEIEKQKVPSVKVPSRGTSNIVYDEAKRYYVLGDRYGRRSLGNVKQIRKLGQMVYVANFCKDLVQREKTATIREMYYVSEGWGISFKTQQESNIVGEDLEVTLGTTREDLGLMPEEDGASVYGDLTLKDGDVEINALKAGKSGYTISPTIDQVDFLDCNVDRVIAVETMGMFHRMVQEKAYDRFNTLIVGLKGQAARATRRFIKRVNEELHLPVYICNDGDPWGFHIAQVIISGSAKLAHVNHDLATPDAKFMGVTASDIINYDLPTDNLKDVDVMRLKELAKDPRYKSDFWQTEIKKMLKIGKKAEQQSFSKYGLEYVVDTYFPEKLEAME, translated from the coding sequence ATGTCTGATGAAATAAAACAAAACCCAGAAGGTAAATCACATAAAGAACTAAGAAAAGAATATACCTTCAACAAGTTAAAAGGATTAGGTCAGGAAATTATTGAAGAAATCGAAAAACAAAAAGTTCCTTCTGTAAAAGTTCCTTCACGTGGTACTTCAAATATTGTTTATGATGAAGCAAAAAGATATTATGTTTTAGGAGACAGATACGGTAGAAGATCTCTTGGTAATGTAAAACAAATCAGAAAATTAGGACAAATGGTTTATGTAGCTAATTTCTGTAAAGATTTGGTTCAAAGGGAAAAAACAGCAACAATCAGGGAAATGTATTATGTTTCCGAAGGTTGGGGAATCAGTTTTAAAACACAACAGGAATCAAACATTGTTGGAGAAGATTTAGAAGTAACCTTAGGAACAACAAGGGAAGATTTAGGATTAATGCCAGAGGAAGATGGTGCCTCAGTATATGGTGATTTAACCTTAAAAGATGGTGATGTTGAAATTAATGCTTTAAAAGCTGGAAAATCAGGGTATACTATTTCACCAACAATTGACCAAGTAGATTTCCTAGACTGTAATGTAGACAGAGTTATTGCTGTAGAAACCATGGGGATGTTCCACAGGATGGTTCAGGAAAAAGCATATGACAGATTTAATACTTTAATTGTAGGACTTAAAGGACAGGCAGCTCGTGCTACAAGAAGATTTATTAAAAGAGTAAATGAAGAGTTACATTTACCAGTTTATATCTGTAACGACGGAGACCCTTGGGGATTCCATATTGCACAGGTAATTATTTCTGGCAGTGCAAAACTAGCTCACGTTAATCATGATTTAGCTACCCCTGATGCAAAATTTATGGGAGTAACAGCTAGTGATATTATCAATTATGATTTGCCAACAGATAATCTTAAAGACGTCGACGTCATGAGATTAAAAGAGTTAGCTAAAGACCCAAGGTATAAAAGTGATTTCTGGCAAACCGAAATTAAAAAAATGCTTAAGATTGGTAAAAAAGCAGAACAGCAATCCTTCTCAAAATATGGTCTTGAATATGTAGTAGATACATATTTCCCGGAAAAATTAGAGGCTATGGAATAA
- a CDS encoding 1,4-beta-cellobiosidase, with the protein MQKNNIIIAIIIVCIILVGLVFYATNMNTDSDNATKDGNNSSINLTNNSTLSNPSSDSGSSSGGSSSASDSGSSSSGSSSGGSSSSGSSSHSGGSSHTGGSSHSGGSSSGGSDHSGGSSGGSSSGGDSGSGSGSGDGSGIIDVS; encoded by the coding sequence TTGCAGAAAAATAATATTATAATTGCAATTATTATTGTCTGTATTATTCTCGTAGGTTTAGTATTTTATGCAACAAACATGAATACTGACTCAGATAATGCAACAAAAGATGGAAATAATTCTTCAATTAATTTGACAAATAATAGTACTTTATCCAATCCAAGTTCAGATTCAGGTTCCAGTTCCGGAGGAAGCTCATCAGCTTCTGATTCAGGTTCCAGTTCATCTGGTTCCAGTTCCGGAGGAAGCTCTTCAAGTGGAAGTTCCAGCCATTCAGGCGGATCAAGTCATACTGGAGGATCAAGCCATAGCGGAGGGTCTTCAAGTGGAGGTTCCGACCATAGTGGCGGATCATCCGGAGGAAGCTCATCCGGCGGAGATTCCGGATCAGGCAGTGGATCCGGTGATGGATCAGGTATTATAGATGTAAGCTAA
- the top6B gene encoding DNA topoisomerase VI subunit B produces the protein MSQQANELFDNFQQLTPSEFFRKNKQMLGFTGKIRSLTIVFHELITNSFDAAEEAGILPEINIELKRIDKEHYILRHSDNGPGIPEDFVMQVYCSMFAGSKFRNIQSRGQQGLGCSGCVLLSQMTTGEPARVISCYQEGDDLKGVKMKFKMDVKKNKGMLMEREDFPAEHTGVCIELQFKDVSYSMAEQGAFEYIRRTMIGNPHAKITFRDPTGHKYIFKRAANIVPILPKEVLPHPKGVSADDILFMAKHTDKRRYKSMLTSSLSRMSNKRVNEIEELTGIDMNKRPKDMTWAEAEAIVNCFKKMKFMAPPSNGLIPIGSEQIEKGMKQILKPEFIATLTRKPVTYGGGVSFIIEAGIAYGGDSGRVVNEQRKSEIMRFANRVPLTFDQGSCAITEALKSIDWKRYGIKDFDNSPVTLFVNIISTQVPYLSTGKQSVSPEPEIVHEIRQATMTLARKLQKHLRAKKAAKEKAMRSKVFEDYLPVIIEEAAKLGETAVPEYNQVLAKVTKRALAELLGEKVEEEEEEVEEEALIMEELDEFGYAVDDDHSNLKNIEEDIPEYEKEE, from the coding sequence TTGTCTCAACAAGCAAATGAACTCTTTGACAATTTCCAACAATTGACACCATCAGAGTTCTTTAGAAAAAACAAGCAAATGTTAGGATTCACTGGTAAAATCCGCTCATTAACAATTGTTTTTCACGAATTGATTACAAACAGTTTTGATGCAGCTGAAGAAGCAGGTATCCTTCCAGAAATCAATATTGAATTAAAAAGAATTGACAAAGAACATTACATTCTCAGACATTCAGATAACGGTCCGGGAATTCCTGAAGACTTTGTAATGCAGGTATACTGTAGTATGTTTGCAGGGTCCAAGTTCAGAAACATCCAATCAAGAGGGCAACAAGGTTTAGGTTGTAGTGGTTGTGTGCTTTTATCACAAATGACTACTGGTGAACCTGCCCGTGTAATCTCCTGTTATCAAGAGGGAGATGACCTCAAAGGAGTTAAAATGAAATTTAAAATGGATGTTAAGAAAAATAAAGGTATGTTAATGGAAAGAGAAGATTTCCCTGCAGAACATACTGGAGTTTGTATAGAATTACAATTCAAAGATGTTTCTTACTCTATGGCAGAACAGGGTGCTTTTGAATACATCAGAAGAACCATGATTGGAAACCCTCATGCAAAAATTACATTTAGAGACCCGACAGGACACAAATACATATTCAAAAGAGCTGCAAATATTGTTCCGATACTTCCAAAAGAAGTTTTACCACATCCAAAAGGAGTTAGTGCAGATGATATCCTCTTTATGGCCAAACATACTGATAAAAGAAGATACAAAAGTATGTTAACCAGTTCACTTTCCAGAATGTCCAATAAGAGAGTAAACGAAATTGAGGAACTAACCGGTATTGATATGAATAAACGTCCAAAAGATATGACCTGGGCGGAAGCAGAAGCTATCGTAAACTGCTTCAAAAAAATGAAATTCATGGCGCCTCCAAGTAACGGACTCATACCTATCGGATCAGAACAAATTGAAAAAGGTATGAAACAAATTCTCAAACCTGAATTCATAGCCACACTTACAAGAAAACCTGTAACTTACGGAGGAGGTGTTTCTTTCATTATTGAAGCAGGAATCGCTTATGGTGGAGATTCAGGAAGAGTTGTAAATGAACAAAGAAAATCAGAGATTATGAGGTTTGCAAATAGAGTTCCATTAACCTTTGACCAAGGAAGCTGTGCAATTACAGAAGCACTGAAAAGTATTGATTGGAAACGTTATGGAATTAAAGACTTCGACAATTCCCCAGTTACTTTATTTGTAAATATTATTTCAACACAGGTCCCTTACCTTTCTACAGGAAAACAAAGTGTATCTCCAGAACCTGAAATTGTTCATGAAATAAGGCAAGCTACTATGACTTTAGCCCGTAAACTTCAAAAACACTTAAGAGCTAAAAAAGCTGCAAAAGAAAAAGCAATGCGTTCAAAAGTATTTGAAGACTACCTTCCAGTTATTATTGAAGAAGCTGCAAAATTAGGAGAAACTGCAGTACCTGAATATAATCAGGTTTTAGCTAAAGTAACTAAAAGAGCTCTTGCTGAATTACTTGGTGAAAAAGTTGAAGAAGAGGAAGAAGAAGTAGAAGAAGAAGCATTGATTATGGAAGAACTTGATGAATTTGGATATGCTGTTGATGACGACCACAGTAATCTTAAAAACATTGAAGAAGACATTCCAGAATATGAAAAAGAAGAATAA
- a CDS encoding phosphorylating glyceraldehyde-3-phosphate dehydrogenase produces the protein MKSVAINGYGTIGKRVADAVAAQDDMKVIGVSKTRPNYESRTAVEEKGYDLYIGIPERADQFKEAGIEIAGTVEDMIQEADVVVDCTPGTIGPQNLEMYKKAGVKAIYQGGEDHELTGLSFNAISNYDDSYGKDYTRVVSCNTTGLTRTLSTIDPIADIKKVRAVMVRRGSDPSEVKKGPINSIVPNPPKVPSHHGPDVKTVMEGIDVTTMALLVPTTLMHQHNIMVEINNEVETQEIIDALEKRSRVLVVDASEGLGSTAELMEYAKELGRNRNDLYEIPVWRESINVVGNELYYMQAVHQESDVVPENIDAIRALLEMESDNEKSIAKTNKAMGIL, from the coding sequence ATGAAATCTGTAGCTATAAACGGATATGGAACCATAGGAAAAAGAGTAGCAGATGCAGTAGCTGCTCAAGATGATATGAAAGTAATTGGTGTAAGTAAAACTAGACCTAATTACGAATCAAGAACTGCAGTTGAAGAAAAAGGTTATGATTTATACATTGGAATTCCAGAAAGAGCAGACCAGTTTAAAGAAGCAGGAATTGAAATAGCTGGAACTGTAGAAGACATGATTCAGGAAGCGGATGTTGTTGTAGACTGTACTCCAGGAACTATCGGTCCGCAAAACTTGGAAATGTATAAAAAAGCCGGAGTTAAAGCAATTTATCAAGGTGGAGAAGACCACGAATTAACTGGCCTTTCATTTAATGCTATTTCAAACTATGATGACTCATATGGTAAAGATTACACAAGAGTTGTTTCATGTAACACTACCGGACTTACACGTACATTAAGTACTATTGACCCAATTGCAGATATTAAAAAGGTTAGAGCAGTAATGGTTAGAAGAGGATCAGATCCTTCAGAAGTTAAAAAAGGACCTATCAACTCTATTGTACCAAACCCTCCAAAAGTACCTTCTCACCACGGACCTGATGTAAAAACTGTTATGGAAGGTATTGACGTGACAACAATGGCATTGCTTGTTCCTACAACTCTTATGCACCAACACAACATAATGGTTGAAATTAATAACGAAGTGGAAACCCAAGAAATTATTGATGCATTAGAAAAACGTTCCAGAGTTCTTGTTGTGGATGCTAGTGAAGGTTTAGGTTCAACTGCAGAGCTTATGGAATATGCTAAAGAACTTGGAAGAAACAGAAATGATTTATACGAAATTCCAGTTTGGAGAGAATCAATAAATGTTGTAGGTAACGAATTATACTACATGCAGGCTGTTCACCAGGAATCAGATGTTGTTCCAGAAAACATTGATGCAATTCGTGCATTACTTGAAATGGAATCAGACAATGAAAAATCAATAGCTAAAACCAACAAAGCAATGGGAATCTTATAA
- a CDS encoding heavy metal translocating P-type ATPase: MNIKNWLRKEELIEITLMFISAITLIIRFIKPNLLFFDLSGIAIILCGLPIIKEAIEALIHEKDIKADLLVSIAIISSTIIGELFAAGVIALIMTIGGFLEEYTVSKTQNEIKNLINITPTTATLIKDNNTEKKINAKDIKTNDIIKVLPGEIIPGDGIIIDGNSSINPAALTGESLPVDKSTGDEVFSGTINLYGSIIIKATKNGENSSVNQLIKLIESSKPENAKIVKAADKWATWIVAVAFVCSIGTWIVTHEILRSVTVLVVFCPCALVLATPTAIMAAIGNLSKKGILVKDGESLEELAKVNDLILDKTGTLTCGEPEVSEIISCNDKYSKKEIIHILASLENKSEHPLAKSIVKYYKNHENKTLKEVNDFEIIPGTGVKGKIRNDELIAGNRKILNKTYETELDDETTAVYLCKNNQLIGAVLLSDFLRKNAVDVILNLKAMNVTPILMSGDNKNTTRNIAAKAGIDNYKYDCLPEDKSNYIKELQLNDKKVAMIGDGLNDAPSLKKANVGISMGSIGSDISIEASNITLIHDNIRDLPHLFKLSRKTLKTINVGIAFALILNLIATILAIFGLLNPIEGAFVHNIGSVIVIIYASSLLKYK, translated from the coding sequence ATGAATATTAAAAATTGGTTAAGAAAAGAGGAATTAATAGAAATAACACTAATGTTTATTTCAGCTATCACACTGATAATCAGATTTATAAAACCAAACTTATTATTCTTTGATTTATCAGGGATAGCAATCATATTGTGCGGACTGCCAATAATTAAAGAAGCAATAGAAGCACTGATACACGAAAAAGACATAAAAGCAGATTTGCTTGTTTCAATAGCCATTATATCCTCAACAATAATTGGAGAATTATTTGCTGCAGGAGTTATTGCTTTAATAATGACTATTGGCGGGTTTTTAGAAGAATATACAGTAAGCAAAACTCAAAATGAAATTAAAAATCTAATCAACATTACTCCAACAACTGCAACATTAATAAAAGACAATAATACTGAAAAAAAGATAAATGCCAAAGACATTAAAACAAATGACATTATAAAAGTTTTGCCGGGAGAAATAATTCCCGGAGACGGAATAATCATTGACGGCAATTCATCTATTAACCCGGCAGCTTTAACTGGAGAATCTCTGCCTGTTGATAAAAGTACAGGTGATGAAGTATTCAGTGGTACAATAAATTTATACGGTTCAATAATCATTAAAGCAACTAAAAATGGAGAAAACAGTTCTGTAAACCAATTAATAAAATTAATTGAATCATCAAAACCTGAAAATGCAAAAATCGTAAAAGCAGCCGACAAATGGGCAACATGGATTGTAGCAGTTGCATTTGTTTGTTCTATCGGAACATGGATTGTAACTCATGAAATTTTAAGATCAGTTACAGTACTTGTAGTATTCTGCCCATGTGCATTAGTCCTAGCTACACCCACTGCAATTATGGCAGCTATCGGAAATCTAAGCAAAAAAGGAATTCTTGTTAAGGATGGGGAGTCTCTTGAAGAACTGGCTAAAGTGAATGACTTAATTTTAGATAAAACCGGAACTTTAACATGTGGAGAACCTGAAGTAAGTGAAATAATTTCATGTAATGATAAATACTCCAAAAAAGAAATAATACACATTCTTGCATCTCTTGAAAATAAATCAGAACATCCCTTAGCTAAATCAATTGTAAAATATTATAAAAATCATGAAAATAAAACATTGAAAGAGGTAAATGACTTTGAAATTATTCCCGGAACCGGAGTTAAAGGAAAAATCAGAAATGATGAGCTAATCGCAGGAAATAGGAAAATTCTAAATAAAACATATGAAACTGAATTAGATGATGAAACAACTGCAGTATATCTTTGTAAAAATAACCAATTAATTGGAGCAGTACTGCTGTCTGATTTTTTAAGAAAAAATGCAGTTGATGTTATTCTTAATTTAAAAGCCATGAATGTTACTCCAATACTTATGAGTGGAGACAATAAAAATACCACCAGAAATATTGCTGCAAAAGCTGGAATTGACAATTATAAATATGATTGTTTACCTGAAGATAAAAGTAATTACATTAAAGAATTACAATTAAATGACAAGAAAGTAGCTATGATTGGAGATGGATTAAATGATGCACCTTCACTTAAAAAGGCCAATGTAGGAATTTCAATGGGCAGTATTGGCAGCGATATTTCAATTGAAGCATCAAATATTACTTTAATTCATGACAACATCCGCGATTTGCCCCATTTATTTAAATTATCAAGAAAGACTTTAAAGACTATCAATGTCGGCATTGCATTTGCATTGATTTTAAATCTAATCGCAACAATTTTAGCCATATTCGGCCTGTTAAATCCAATTGAAGGAGCATTTGTCCACAATATAGGTTCAGTTATTGTAATTATTTATGCATCCTCTTTATTAAAATACAAATAG
- a CDS encoding heavy-metal-associated domain-containing protein translates to MATEEKTINVVGMHCPSCVAAVELSIKDLDGVEDAKADLESNTAKVTFDSDKVSDSDLAEAVKEAGFKVE, encoded by the coding sequence ATGGCAACTGAAGAAAAAACCATTAACGTTGTTGGAATGCATTGTCCATCTTGTGTGGCTGCTGTTGAACTTTCTATAAAAGATTTAGACGGGGTAGAAGATGCTAAAGCTGATTTGGAAAGCAACACTGCAAAAGTTACATTTGATTCAGACAAAGTATCTGATTCTGATTTAGCTGAAGCAGTCAAAGAAGCTGGATTTAAGGTAGAATAA
- a CDS encoding metal-sensing transcriptional repressor — protein MKKCMDSENLHRRLKKIIGQLNAIDRMIDEDVPCENILMQINASKSALHKVGHIIVEGHLEHCIKESMEKGDTDEALADVSTILEYYSRI, from the coding sequence TTGAAAAAATGTATGGATTCTGAAAACCTCCACAGAAGATTAAAAAAAATAATAGGTCAGCTAAATGCAATTGACCGCATGATCGACGAAGATGTTCCTTGTGAAAATATTTTAATGCAAATAAATGCATCAAAATCAGCACTGCACAAAGTAGGGCATATAATTGTCGAGGGACATCTTGAACATTGTATTAAAGAAAGTATGGAAAAAGGAGACACTGATGAAGCATTGGCTGATGTATCTACAATTTTAGAATATTATTCTAGAATTTAA
- a CDS encoding TIM barrel protein, which yields MKHKVMFGPAGSPVNYKGAAYKAPKYIKEEGLDSYEYQSPYGVRIGEKSAKILKEESEKHDILISMHGPYYINLCSKEEEKIKKSLNHLIATARAGEWMGAYRLVFHPGFYSNRKPGKAMEISKNTINQLFEELEAEGIEEFTFAPETTGKRSQQGNVSEIIELCASFDHFEPTVDFAHVHARGRGFLNKKEDYNCIFSQLEDNLDIDILHCHFTTIEYGNGGEVKHHTLAESNEYGPDIKDLLANLIDNGWRANIICETPLRDEDALKMKELYESMI from the coding sequence ATGAAACATAAAGTAATGTTTGGACCTGCAGGAAGTCCTGTCAATTATAAAGGAGCAGCCTACAAGGCACCGAAATATATTAAAGAAGAAGGTCTTGATTCTTATGAATATCAGTCACCTTACGGAGTAAGGATTGGTGAAAAATCAGCTAAAATTTTAAAAGAAGAATCTGAAAAACATGACATTCTAATTTCAATGCACGGTCCATATTACATAAATTTATGTTCTAAAGAAGAGGAAAAAATTAAAAAAAGCCTCAACCATTTAATTGCAACAGCACGTGCAGGAGAATGGATGGGTGCATACAGATTAGTGTTCCATCCAGGTTTTTATTCAAATAGAAAACCGGGAAAAGCTATGGAAATTTCCAAAAACACTATTAACCAATTATTTGAAGAGCTGGAAGCTGAAGGTATTGAAGAATTTACCTTTGCGCCAGAAACTACAGGTAAACGTTCACAGCAGGGAAATGTTTCAGAAATTATCGAATTATGTGCAAGTTTTGATCATTTTGAACCAACAGTTGATTTCGCCCATGTTCATGCACGAGGCAGAGGGTTTTTAAATAAAAAAGAAGACTATAACTGTATTTTTTCACAGCTGGAAGATAACCTAGATATTGATATCCTTCATTGCCATTTTACAACAATTGAATACGGTAACGGCGGTGAAGTAAAACACCATACACTTGCTGAAAGTAATGAATATGGACCTGACATTAAGGATTTGCTTGCAAATCTCATAGACAATGGCTGGAGAGCAAATATTATTTGTGAAACTCCCCTAAGAGATGAAGATGCTCTAAAGATGAAAGAGCTTTATGAATCTATGATTTAA
- a CDS encoding metallophosphoesterase, whose amino-acid sequence MSFRTKRVFIATPFYMLFEFFLLKYFFLLFGGVKDVYLFIATLLLGGLQCIPMIFEEKKSTAAGRFCTEIFGIWQWAMLMILIDLIVIYAIKQFIGISLFAVCILLAVVPILGVYSYFHAHKLVVKEHTLKFDNLKEEVNIVHLSDIHFGAVRHKKIINHVADKLNELSDRCDIAIVSGDLADGSCVVKEDDFQAFKKVNMPIVFTPGNHDFYPGIENVCRAAKKAGMIILDDEKMEFNGLNIFGLSFTFGDKEDVSNEQLKQATDEDAVNIINYHVPYGWDLFTRLGYNLQLSGHTHGGQFYPMRWFCKLMFKYNMGIFEKNGSYLSVTTGVGSMDTPMRWRTDSELVILKLRKK is encoded by the coding sequence ATGAGTTTTAGAACAAAAAGAGTTTTTATAGCAACCCCATTTTACATGCTTTTTGAATTTTTCCTGTTGAAATATTTCTTTTTACTTTTTGGAGGAGTTAAGGATGTTTATTTGTTCATAGCTACTTTATTGTTAGGTGGCCTGCAATGCATTCCAATGATATTTGAAGAGAAAAAATCAACAGCTGCTGGAAGATTTTGCACTGAAATATTCGGGATTTGGCAGTGGGCAATGTTGATGATTTTAATAGATTTAATTGTTATTTATGCAATAAAACAGTTTATTGGCATTTCACTTTTTGCAGTATGTATTTTACTTGCTGTTGTGCCAATTTTGGGAGTTTACAGTTATTTTCATGCTCATAAATTAGTAGTTAAAGAGCATACTTTGAAATTTGATAATTTAAAAGAGGAAGTTAACATTGTCCATTTGTCAGATATACATTTTGGTGCTGTAAGACATAAAAAAATAATTAATCATGTAGCTGATAAGTTAAATGAATTGTCTGATAGGTGTGATATAGCTATTGTTTCAGGAGATTTGGCTGACGGGTCTTGTGTAGTTAAAGAAGATGATTTTCAGGCATTTAAAAAGGTAAATATGCCGATTGTATTTACACCTGGAAATCATGATTTCTATCCTGGAATTGAAAACGTTTGCAGGGCCGCTAAAAAAGCGGGAATGATTATTTTGGATGATGAAAAAATGGAATTCAATGGATTGAATATCTTCGGATTATCTTTTACTTTTGGAGATAAGGAAGATGTCTCTAATGAACAGTTAAAACAGGCTACTGATGAAGATGCAGTAAATATTATAAATTATCATGTTCCTTATGGCTGGGATTTGTTTACTCGCTTAGGTTATAATCTTCAGCTATCGGGCCATACTCACGGAGGGCAATTTTATCCGATGAGGTGGTTTTGCAAATTGATGTTCAAATATAATATGGGAATTTTTGAAAAAAATGGCAGTTATCTGTCAGTTACTACTGGAGTAGGTTCAATGGATACTCCAATGAGGTGGAGGACTGATTCTGAATTAGTTATATTAAAATTAAGAAAAAAATAG